In Archangium violaceum, the following are encoded in one genomic region:
- a CDS encoding regulatory protein RecX produces MDEAERAQERKPKGAQKRPRKVSPRYLENAALHYLKRYAASVSQLKRVLIRRVDRSVRVHGGERAEALGWVDALVDKLIRNGLINDSAYAGMKAHALRASGRSSRVIAQKLRMKGVSAELAQQKLAEVTAELSEEDAARIWARKKRLGPFRRDARTREENRQRDLAALARAGFSFGIAKKIIDAAPE; encoded by the coding sequence GTGGACGAGGCCGAACGAGCACAGGAACGGAAGCCGAAGGGGGCGCAGAAGCGACCCCGGAAGGTGTCTCCGCGCTATCTGGAGAATGCCGCGCTTCATTACCTGAAGCGGTATGCGGCGTCAGTGAGCCAGCTCAAGCGCGTGCTCATCCGCAGGGTGGATCGCTCCGTCCGCGTCCACGGCGGGGAGCGCGCCGAGGCACTCGGTTGGGTGGATGCGCTCGTGGACAAGCTCATCCGCAACGGGCTCATCAACGACAGTGCCTACGCCGGGATGAAGGCGCATGCGCTGCGCGCCTCGGGCCGCAGCTCCAGGGTGATTGCCCAGAAGCTGCGGATGAAGGGCGTCTCCGCGGAGCTCGCCCAGCAGAAGCTCGCCGAGGTCACGGCGGAGCTCTCCGAGGAGGATGCCGCCCGCATCTGGGCGCGCAAGAAACGCCTCGGGCCCTTCCGGCGCGATGCGCGGACCCGGGAGGAGAACCGACAGCGGGACCTCGCGGCGCTGGCGAGGGCCGGCTTCTCCTTCGGGATCGCGAAGAAGATCATCGACGCCGCGCCCGAGTAG
- the agmC gene encoding adventurous gliding motility protein AgmC, whose product MKTPFMKKWLAAALCVLALGSMTARAEHDTFGVGTGRNGPLALSGSGTTIINSYAQVTAALAVGNSSITVGPCAGDSSCFAAGDLVMVYQTTGIQPVPASGAQTPIDLTNDPVGRWELARVSTVTPSTLELTAPLVYAYAANVTQVIRVPEYTNVTIPSGRTITATPWSGTEGGIVAFLATGSVINNGQIDASFIGFRGGQYVNNDVFETACSDLETPAPEGGQKGEGIASSRYGLTQTGRGNVANGAGGGVCRKSGGGGGGNGGVGGQGGRSEFATDNGREVGGLGGAALTYSALTHLTFGGGGGAGHGASGTGNAGGRGGGAIFIRADQLTGSGGISAAGGLGGTSVSDGGSGGGAGGSIYLRFVRTATCGSVLATGGIGGSVNAARVGPGGGGGGGRVLFQAAPGGACLIILTGATPGSQLDSSAPDGGPYGAKQGGDGTSTVLPGGLIVPTPPTVITPANGSITNNRRPPITGTATPNAEVIIYLDGNELGRTMSDASGNYSLTPTADLADGNHTVQAVAELEALRSLRSTVNTFTVDTTLPDTEIVSGPSGFTREVNATFGFSSNETNVTYECRLDGAASFSACPSPVTFAALAVGAHTLEVRARDAAGNVDDTPATRTFRVTEADLSLLGSGYGCSATGADASLVLMGLGAFAALARRRRRN is encoded by the coding sequence TCGGGGAGCGGCACCACCATCATCAACAGCTACGCCCAGGTGACGGCGGCGCTGGCGGTGGGGAACAGCTCCATCACGGTCGGACCGTGTGCCGGAGATAGCTCATGCTTCGCGGCCGGCGATCTGGTGATGGTGTACCAGACGACCGGCATCCAGCCCGTTCCCGCCTCGGGAGCGCAGACCCCCATCGACCTCACCAATGACCCGGTGGGCCGTTGGGAATTGGCCCGGGTTTCCACGGTGACGCCCTCGACGCTGGAGCTGACGGCGCCGCTCGTCTACGCGTACGCGGCGAACGTGACCCAGGTCATCCGGGTGCCCGAGTACACCAACGTCACCATTCCCTCCGGCCGGACCATCACGGCCACGCCCTGGAGCGGGACGGAGGGCGGTATCGTCGCGTTCCTGGCCACCGGCTCGGTGATCAACAACGGGCAGATCGACGCCAGCTTCATCGGGTTTCGCGGGGGTCAGTACGTCAACAACGACGTCTTCGAGACCGCCTGCTCGGACCTGGAGACGCCGGCCCCCGAGGGAGGACAGAAGGGTGAGGGAATCGCGTCTTCGCGTTACGGCCTCACGCAGACCGGGCGCGGCAACGTGGCCAATGGCGCGGGCGGCGGCGTCTGCCGCAAGTCGGGCGGCGGAGGCGGTGGCAATGGCGGGGTGGGCGGTCAGGGAGGGCGCTCGGAGTTCGCCACCGACAATGGCCGGGAAGTGGGCGGGTTGGGAGGCGCGGCGCTCACCTACTCGGCGCTGACCCACCTCACGTTCGGCGGTGGCGGCGGCGCCGGTCATGGCGCCTCGGGCACGGGGAACGCGGGAGGACGTGGAGGTGGCGCCATCTTCATCCGGGCGGACCAGCTCACGGGGAGCGGGGGCATCAGCGCCGCCGGAGGCCTGGGCGGTACCTCGGTCTCGGATGGAGGCAGTGGTGGCGGCGCGGGTGGTTCCATCTACCTGCGCTTCGTCAGGACGGCCACGTGCGGTTCGGTTCTCGCCACCGGAGGTATCGGTGGAAGTGTGAACGCCGCGCGAGTGGGCCCGGGTGGCGGCGGTGGTGGTGGACGGGTGTTGTTCCAGGCCGCGCCGGGAGGCGCCTGCCTCATCATCCTCACCGGCGCCACGCCTGGCAGTCAGTTGGACTCCTCGGCACCCGATGGGGGCCCCTACGGAGCCAAGCAGGGCGGCGACGGCACCTCCACCGTGCTGCCGGGCGGGTTGATCGTGCCGACGCCCCCCACGGTGATCACGCCGGCCAACGGCAGCATCACCAACAACCGTCGCCCCCCCATCACGGGCACGGCCACGCCCAACGCCGAGGTGATCATCTACCTCGATGGGAACGAGCTCGGCCGGACGATGTCCGACGCCTCCGGCAACTACTCCCTCACCCCGACCGCGGACCTGGCCGATGGCAACCACACGGTGCAGGCCGTCGCGGAGCTCGAGGCGCTTCGGAGCCTCAGGAGCACGGTCAACACCTTCACCGTGGACACCACACTGCCGGACACCGAGATCGTCTCGGGCCCCTCGGGCTTCACCCGGGAGGTGAACGCGACCTTCGGGTTCAGCTCGAACGAGACGAACGTGACCTACGAGTGCCGCCTGGATGGAGCCGCCTCCTTCAGCGCGTGCCCCTCGCCTGTCACCTTCGCCGCCCTGGCCGTGGGAGCACACACCCTGGAGGTGCGAGCCCGGGATGCAGCGGGCAACGTGGACGACACCCCGGCCACCCGGACCTTCCGTGTCACCGAAGCGGATCTCTCCCTCCTGGGCAGTGGTTACGGGTGCTCGGCCACGGGGGCGGACGCCTCGCTGGTCCTGATGGGCCTGGGCGCGTTCGCCGCGCTGGCCCGCCGTCGGCGCCGCAACTAA